A region of Triplophysa dalaica isolate WHDGS20190420 chromosome 20, ASM1584641v1, whole genome shotgun sequence DNA encodes the following proteins:
- the tspan31 gene encoding tetraspanin-31, whose translation MVCGGFTCSKNALCSLNVVYMLVGLLLIVVAAWGKGFGIVSSIHIIGGVIAVGFFLLLIAIVGLIGAVHHHQVMLFFYMVILFIVFLFQFGVSCSCLAMNQGQQEKLLASSWGLMSNDTRISLEEKLDCCGLFNNTKHLGEFVTDMNMCPAPCKQKRSCITCGLKSLQHASEALKILGGVGLFFSFTEILGVWLAMRYRNQKDPRANPSAFL comes from the exons ATGGTCTGCGGAGGATTTACGTGCTCGAAAAACGCCCTCTGTTCGCTAAATGTAGTTTACATG CTTGTGGGCCTGCTGCTGATTGTTGTAGCAGCATGGGGGAAAGGGTTTGGTATTGTCTCCAGCATCCACATCATCGGAGGCGTGATCGCCGTCGGCTTCTTTCTGCTGCTGATCGCCATTGTGGGGCTCATTGGAGCCGTTCACCATCACCAAGTCATGCTCTTCTTT TACATGGTCATTCTCTTCATCGTGTTCCTATTCCAGTTTGGAGTGTCTTGCTCTTGTCTAGCCATGAACCAGGGTCAACAG GAAAAATTACTGGCCTCATCCTGGGGATTAATGAGTAATGATACAAGAATCAGTCTGGAGGAAAAACTGGACTGCTGCGGCCTGTTCAACAACACCAAGCATCTGGGAGAGTTTGTGACCGACATGAATATGTGTCCAGCT CCATGTAAACAAAAGCGATCTTGCATTACTTGTGGTCTAAAAAGTCTCCAGCATGCCTCAGAAGCTCTGAAGATCCTAGGAGGAGTCGGCCTCTTTTTCAGCTTTACAGAG ATCTTAGGTGTTTGGCTGGCCATGCGCTATAGGAACCAAAAGGACCCCAGAGCAAACCCTAGTGCATTCTTATAG